The Triticum aestivum cultivar Chinese Spring chromosome 3A, IWGSC CS RefSeq v2.1, whole genome shotgun sequence genome includes a region encoding these proteins:
- the LOC123063243 gene encoding uncharacterized protein, whose translation MANPSMAAGGGVPWAEGARAVGAQIRNRLRVAPVDRRWLWRRPEGRAASEAVRQWSDRLRAILHRDKQNQGPDQQQQQQGPATPDAAAAAARPSSSALRFYRKKVGKEVNGVEDSVIFRSLQALAVPLIGNVCHVFMHGLNSVQIYGAEKLQQALQERPKDKPLLTVSNHVAAMDDPFVIASLLPPSVMLEAQKLRWTLCATDRCFTNPVLSTFFRSVKVLPVNRGEGIYQKGMDMALSKLNNGGWVHIFPEGSRSRDGGKTIAPAKRGVGRLIMDADSLPVVVPFVHTGMQDIMPVGKRIPRTGQRVTVVVGDPINFDDLMAENSNDSQHISRGDLYDKVTERIGQRLQQLKVEVDRLAAEQKAELQNRHTDNTVNDGYKVWQQVDWESFGIGNMLSSAEHSSAQEPPKQIQHEVLLAEQSVSPAKQAEPEPRLEEEQSVFSPISRVPHWFSRHMDASELMGFAARGLVRNGRSMQEGYRQFQEPSAFNAWWEAQTSSAMMPRWSTA comes from the exons ATGGCCAACCCCTccatggcggccggcggcggggtgCCGTGGGCGGAGGGGGCCCGCGCCGTCGGGGCCCAGATCCGCAACCGCCTCCGCGTGGCGCCCGTCGACCGCCGCTGGCTTTGGCGCCGCCCCGAGGGCCGTGCCGCATCCGAGGCCGTGCGCCAGTGGTCCGACCGCCTCCGCGCCATCCTGCACCGGGACAAACAGAATCAGGGGCCcgaccagcagcagcaacagcagggcCCCGCGacccccgacgccgccgccgcggccgcgaggCCCTCGTCCAGCGCCCTGAGGTTCTACAGGAAGAAAG TGGGCAAAGAAGTTAACGGGGTTGAAGACTCCGTGATTTTCCGCTCGCTCCAGGCGCTGGCTGTTCCTCTCATTGGAAATGTTTGCCATGTTTTTATGCACGGCCTTAACTCTGTCCAG ATTTATGGTGCAGAGAAACTTCAGCAGGCGTTACAAGAGAGGCCTAAAGACAAACCTCTTCTAACG GTCAGCAATCACGTGGCTGCTATGGATGACCCTTTTGTAATTGCCTCCCTTCTGCCACCATCTGTTATGTTGGAAGCACAAAAGCTGAGATGGACACTATGTGCGACTGATCGTTGCTTTACAAATCCAGTTCTGTCCACGTTCTTCAGGTCTGTTAAAGTGTTGCCTGTTAACCGTGGTGAAGGCATCTACCAAAAG gGAATGGATATGGCGCTCTCAAAGCTTAATAATGGCGGATGGGTTCACATATTTCCTGAAGGAAGTCGTTCAAGGGACGGAGGGAAAACCATTGCTCCTGCTAAGAGAGGTGTTGGAAG ATTGATTATGGATGCTGACAGCCTACCGGTTGTTGTCCCCTTTGTCCATACTGGGATGCAGGACATAATGCCTGTTGGGAAACGTATCCCAAGAACAGGCCAAAGG GTGACAGTGGTTGTTGGTGACCCAATCAACTTTGACGACCTGATGGCTGAGAACAGTAACGACTCCCAACATATTTCTAGAGGTGACCTGTATGACAAAGTAACCGAAAGGATTGGGCAGCGGCTGCAGCAACTCAAGGTGGAGGTCGACAGATTGGCGGCAGAGCAGAAGGCCGAGCTCCAAAACCGTCACACAGACAACACAGTCAATGACGGGTACAAGGTGTGGCAGCAGGTTGACTGGGAATCGTTCGGCATAGGGAACATGCTGTCGTCAGCCGAACATTCGTCGGCCCAAGAGCCGCCAAAGCAGATCCAGCACGAAGTGCTCCTGGCGGAACAAAGCGTTTCTCCAGCAAAGCAGGCAGAGCCCGAGCCGCGCCTCGAGGAGGAGCAGAGCGTTTTTTCTCCAATCTCTCGCGTTCCGCACTGGTTCAGCCGCCACATGGACGCCTCCGAGCTCATGGGGTTCGCCGCGCGCGGCCTGGTCCGGAACGGCAGGTCCATGCAGGAGGGGTACCGGCAGTTCCAGGAGCCGTCGGCGTTCAACGCCTGGTGGGAGGCCCAGACGAGCAGCGCGATGATGCCCAGGTGGAGCACCGCTTGA
- the LOC123063244 gene encoding thiamine pyrophosphokinase 1 — MPPLPTMTHSSSFLLPSPPHPPADATDAENAVSYAVVVLNQRLPRFAPLLWTRAQLRVCADGGANRVFDGMPELLPAEDPDEVRLRYKPDAIEGDMDSVRPEVKEYYSSLGTQIIDDSHDQDTTDLNKCISFITKNLPGPDNSNLCILVLGALGGRFDHEMGNINVLYRFSNTRIILLSDDSSIFLLPRTHSHEIRIERSIEGPHCGLIPMGAPSNSSTTTGLRWNLDSTSMKYGGLMSTSNIVEDEIATVTSDSDLIWTISLRKHA; from the exons ATGCCGCCGCTGCCCACGATGACccactcctcctccttcctcctcccgtcCCCGCCTCATCCCCCGGCCGACGCAACCGACGCCGAGAACGCGGTCTCCTACGCCGTCGTCGTCCTCAACCAGCGCCTCCCGCGCTTCGCGCCCCTGCTCTGGACCCGAG CGCAGCTGCGGGTGTGCGCGGACGGCGGCGCCAACCGGGTCTTCGACGGCATGCCGGAGCTGCTCCCGGCCGAGGACCCCGACGAGGTCCGCCTCAG GTACAAGCCCGACGCAATCGAAGGAGATATGGATTCTGTAAGGCCAGAAGTGAAGGAATACTATTCCAGTTTG GGTACCCAAATAATCGACGATTCACATGATCAGGACACCACAGACTTGAACAAGTGCATATCGTTCATCACCAAAAATCTGCCTGGGCCAGACAATTCTAAT CTTTGCATTCTTGTTCTTGGTGCGCTTGGAGGAAGGTTCGATCACGAGATGGGGAACATCAACGTACTGTATCGCTTCTCAAACACCAGGATCATCCTCCTGTCAGACGACTCCTCGATCTTCCTGCTCCCAAGGACGCACAGTCACGAGATCCGCATCGAGCGGTCGATCGAGGGTCCTCATTGCGGGCTGATCCCCATGGGTGCGCCATCAAACAGCAGCACCACCACCGGTCTGCGATGGAACCTAG ATAGTACCAGCATGAAGTATGGTGGATTAATGAGCACATCAAACATTGTGGAGGACGAGATTGCAACGGTCACTTCGGATTCTGATTTGATTTGGACAATATCTCTTCGGAAACATGCTTAA
- the LOC123063246 gene encoding auxin response factor 4 has product MPPAAMPPSPPPPQGASTGDPLYDELWHACAGPLVTVPRVGDMVYYFPQGHIEQVEASMNQVAANQMRLYDLPSKLLCRVLNVELKAEADTDEVYAQVMLMPEPEQSEATTDKSSPATGGATPARPAVRSFCKTLTASDTSTHGGFSVLRRHADECLPPLDMTQSPPTQELVAKDLHGMEWRFRHIFRGQPRRHLLQSGWSVFVSSKRLVAGDAFIFLRGESGELRVGVRRAMRQLSNIASSVISSHSMHLGVLATAWHAINTKTMFTVYYKPRTSRSEFIIPYDKYMESVKNIYSIGTRFKMRFEGEEAPEQRFTGTIVGSDNLDQLWPESSWRSLKVRWDESSTIPRPDRVSPWEIEPASSPPVNPLPLSRPKRSRPNVPPASPESSVRTKEGATRADMDCAQAQRNQNNTALPGQEQRSNKLTDINDFDATVQKPMMWSPPPPPNIGKNNSLTFQQRPSVHNSIQLGRRETDFKDASSGAQPFGDSLGFFMQTTFDEAPNRLSSFKNQFQDHSYARQYADPYLFMHQQPSLTVESSRKMHTENNELHFWNGPSTAYGNSRDQAQDFRFTEHQSNWLSPQFSRAEQPRVIRPHASIAPIELEKTTEGSDFKIFGFKVDTASAGFNHLNSPMAGTHEPVLQTQPSVSLDHLQTDCSPEVSLSIAGTTENEKNTEQCPQSSKDVQSKSHGASTRSCTKVHKQGVALGRSVDLSKFVDYDELTAELDKMFEFDGELMSSNKNWQIVYTDNEGDMMLVGDDPWEEFCSIVRKICIYTKEEVQKMNSKPSGPRKEEGSLDGDGASEKAHLPASSDLNSSQLGCVKAD; this is encoded by the exons ATGCCGCCCGCGGCCatgccgccgtcgcccccgcccccgCAGGGCGCCTCCACAG GGGATCCGCTGTACGACGAGCTCTGGCACGCCTGCGCCGGCCCGCTCGTCACCGTGCCGCGCGTCGGGGACATGGTCTACTACTTCCCGCAGGGCCACATCGAGCAG GTGGAGGCCTCCATGAACCAGGTCGCCGCCAACCAGATGCGCCTCTACGATCTGCCCTCCAAGCTGCTCTGCCGCGTCCTCAACGTCGAGCTCAAG GCGGAGGCGGACACGGACGAGGTCTACGCGCAGGTCATGCTCATGCCGGAGCCGGAA CAAAGTGAGGCGACGACGGACAAGTCGAGCCCTGCAACAGGAGGCGCCACGCCTGCCCGGCCGGCCGTGAGGTCCTTCTGCAAGACGCTCACTGCGTCCGACACCAGCACACATGGCGGCTTCTCCGTGCTGCGCCGCCACGCTGATGAGTGCCTCCCTCCCCTG GATATGACGCAGTCTCCTCCCACACAAGAGCTTGTGGCAAAGGATCTTCATGGCATGGAGTGGCGCTTCCGCCACATTTTCCGCG GGCAACCTAGGAGGCATCTCCTTCAGAGCGGCTGGAGCGTCTTTGTCAGTTCCAAAAGGCTTGTCGCTGGGGACGCCTTCATTTTCCTCAG AGGAGAgagcggcgagcttcgtgttggtGTGAGGCGGGCTATGAGACAGCTTTCCAACATAGCTTCTTCGGTCATATCTAGTCATAGTATGCACCTTGGAGTCCTTGCAACTGCATGGCATGCTATCAACACAAAAACCATGTTCACTGTCTACTACAAACCCAG GACAAGCCGTTCTGAGTTCATTATACCATATGATAAATATATGGAGTCTGTTAAGAACATTTATTCTATTGGGACGAGGTTCAAGATGAGGTTTGAAGGGGAAGAGGCACCAGAGCAGAG GTTTACTGGTACCATAGTGGGCAGTGATAATCTTGATCAATTGTGGCCGGAATCAAGCTGGAGATCCCTTAAG GTGCGTTGGGATGAGTCGTCAACTATTCCACGGCCAGATAGAGTCTCTCCTTGGGAAATAGAGCCTGCCTCATCACCTCCTGTTAACCCGCTTCCTCTTTCTCGGCCCAAACGATCTAGACCAAATGTTCCTCCAGCTTCTCCTGAATCGTCTGTTCGTACAAAAGAAG GTGCAACTAGGGCTGATATGGATTGTGCTCAAGCACAACGAAATCAAAATAACACTGCCCTGCCAGGTCAAGAACAGAGGAGCAATAAGCTAACTGACATTAATGACTTTGATGCCACTGTTCAGAAGCCTATGATGTGGTCACCACCCCCACCACCCAACATTGGAAAAAACAACTCACTAACGTTTCAGCAGAGGCCCTCTGTGCATAATTCGATTCAGTTGGGAAGGCGTGAAACTGACTTTAAGGACGCCAGTTCTGGTGCTCAACCTTTTGGTGATTCCCTAGGCTTCTTCATGCAGACAACCTTTGACGAGGCTCCAAATCGTCTTAGTTCATTCAAGAACCAGTTTCAGGACCACAGTTATGCTCGTCAATACGCAGATCCATACTTATTTATGCATCAGCAACCTTCCTTGACTGTTGAATCAAGTAGAAAGATGCACACAGAGAACAATGAGTTGCATTTCTGGAATGGGCCGAGCACTGCGTACGGTAATTCAAGAGATCAAGCACAAGACTTCAGATTTACAGAACACCAATCAAACTGGTTAAGTCCGCAGTTCTCCCGGGCAGAACAGCCACGAGTGATCAGGCCTCACGCATCAATAGCTCCTATTGAGCTGGAGAAAACAACAGAAGGCAGTGATTTCAAGATCTTTGGGTTTAAAGTTGATACTGCCAGTGCTGGTTTTAACCATTTGAACTCCCCAATGGCTGGAACGCATGAGCCTGTGCTACAAACTCAACCATCTGTATCATTAGATCATTTGCAAACTGATTGTTCTCCTGAGGTGTCCTTAAGCATTGCTGGAACGACTGAGAATGAGAAAAACACGGAGCAATGTCCGCAGAGTTCAAAAGACGTCCAAAGCAAGTCCCATGGTGCTTCCACAAGGAGTTGCACAAAG GTTCATAAGCAAGGTGTTGCACTTGGTAGATCAGTGGATCTCTCAAAGTTCGTTGACTATGATGAACTCACAGCTGAGCTAGAcaagatgtttgaatttgatgGCGAACTGATGTCCTCGAACAAAAATTGGCAGATCGTCTATACTGACAATGAGGGTGACATGATGCTCGTGGGAGACGATCCATGGGA GGAATTCTGCAGCATAGTGCGCAAGATATGCATTTACACCAAGGAGGAGGTCCAGAAGATGAACTCGAAACCATCTGGCCCAAGAAAGGAGGAAGGTTCACTGGATGGTGACGGCGCAAGTGAGAAGGCCCATCTTCCTGCATCAAGCGATTTAAATTCTAGCCAACTAG GTTGTGTTAAGGCCGACTGA